In a single window of the Pandoraea pulmonicola genome:
- a CDS encoding RraA family protein: MTQPQDTNVTRAAALDTATLSDALDRLGIAGQCHQVKARDSRYRMAGRAYTLQYGPASTPPGTVGDYIDDIPPGTVLVLDNGGREDCTVWGDILTEIAHRRGIAGTVIDGICRDVSLALELGYPIFSRGNWMRTGKDRVQVESVGVPVNIGNARVNPGDILRGDADGVVVIPREHEAAVLNAAETIDAAERHIRDAVRGGKRLDDARKELGYHQLQTRQR; encoded by the coding sequence ATGACACAACCGCAAGACACGAACGTCACCCGCGCGGCGGCGCTCGACACCGCCACGCTGAGCGACGCGCTCGACCGGCTCGGCATCGCCGGGCAATGCCATCAGGTCAAAGCACGCGACAGCCGCTACCGCATGGCGGGTCGCGCCTATACGCTGCAATACGGCCCGGCCAGCACGCCGCCCGGGACCGTCGGCGACTACATCGACGACATCCCGCCCGGCACCGTGCTCGTGCTCGACAACGGCGGGCGCGAGGACTGTACGGTGTGGGGCGACATCCTCACGGAGATCGCCCATCGACGCGGCATCGCGGGCACCGTCATCGACGGCATCTGCCGCGACGTGTCGCTTGCGCTCGAACTGGGCTACCCGATCTTCAGCCGCGGCAACTGGATGCGCACCGGCAAGGATCGCGTTCAGGTCGAGTCGGTCGGCGTGCCCGTCAACATCGGCAACGCGCGCGTGAATCCTGGCGACATTCTGCGCGGCGACGCCGACGGTGTCGTCGTGATTCCGCGGGAGCACGAGGCCGCGGTGCTTAACGCGGCCGAGACCATCGACGCCGCCGAGCGTCACATTCGAGATGCCGTGCGCGGCGGCAAGCGACTCGACGACGCGCGCAAGGAACTGGGCTATCACCAACTGCAAACGCGCCAACGCTAA